A stretch of Gossypium arboreum chloroplast, complete genome DNA encodes these proteins:
- the rps14 gene encoding ribosomal protein S14 (30S ribosomal protein S14) yields the protein MAKKSLIHREKKRQKLEQKYHLIRRSSKKEISKVPSLSEKWKIHGKLQSSPRNSAPTRLHRRCFSTGRPRANYRDFGLSGHILREMVHACLLPGATRSSW from the coding sequence ATGGCAAAGAAAAGTTTGATTCATAGGGAGAAGAAGAGGCAAAAATTGGAACAAAAATATCATTTGATTCGTCGATCCTCAAAAAAAGAAATAAGCAAAGTTCCGTCGTTGAGTGAGAAATGGAAAATTCATGGAAAGTTACAATCCTCACCACGAAATAGCGCACCCACACGTCTTCATCGACGTTGCTTTTCGACCGGAAGACCGAGAGCTAACTATCGAGACTTTGGACTATCCGGACACATACTTCGTGAAATGGTTCACGCATGTTTGTTGCCGGGGGCAACAAGATCAAGTTGGTAA